A stretch of the Archangium violaceum genome encodes the following:
- a CDS encoding NUDIX hydrolase produces the protein MTDGHPWQGNWVVRLYERVREQGYDSLTAFAEARPTASLVALAKELGPDDVAGVQVFKGLVAEAERSNQVTRLVRGQLVRELWACLPNGWPAVLDDANRFDVAHALGAWVAFTPETHKDRADKVGDALLAMPPPPGWLPLGPDDELLRTLLPDEEV, from the coding sequence ATGACAGATGGACATCCTTGGCAGGGCAACTGGGTAGTGCGCCTGTACGAGCGCGTCCGTGAGCAGGGTTACGATTCACTCACGGCCTTCGCCGAAGCGCGCCCCACTGCCTCGCTGGTGGCTCTGGCCAAGGAGCTTGGTCCGGACGACGTCGCAGGAGTGCAGGTGTTCAAAGGACTGGTAGCCGAAGCGGAGCGGAGCAATCAGGTCACACGCCTTGTGCGCGGACAACTCGTGCGCGAACTGTGGGCGTGTCTCCCAAACGGCTGGCCGGCCGTGCTCGACGACGCCAACCGTTTCGACGTCGCCCATGCACTCGGCGCGTGGGTTGCCTTCACCCCAGAAACCCATAAGGACCGAGCCGACAAGGTCGGCGATGCACTCCTCGCCATGCCGCCGCCGCCCGGATGGCTCCCGCTCGGGCCCGACGACGAGTTGCTGCGTACGCTTCTGCCGGACGAGGAAGTTTGA
- a CDS encoding TIGR02269 family lipoprotein produces MLALALLSTGCASTPPPGRGTSLRYTPREAPGPASAQGPGVESPRILVSTPESETPQRLHRSRAAREEVTAAGPDSAEREARQRALAAQLAFRGVIREVSGSTRRISGELARLNAGGRGLASGNGVFLRYADYGATQLRWLEAQLAAATRLANAASEVEDPDMQLALLRVAGPRLEAAMVGSLLLAVWLDFLNLADVALEQHLYPVETLFADMWRRQEMLEPAMTALSSREHGQVEAAARGVPPLVGHLTSEFAATVERMRVAAEHLQKMLVLKDAIETVTMLSTMRFSLPLLPPSAPALVGIGLSVGSDGVMMGTRIVVSAEWVEMVRQLVRAGVLSLPVVSAAVRIQAGQVMLAQAHGELPRGVRDALGDGPEVGAMHETGKAGAGMAEPPRHHVLPKEFREWFEKRGFTGEMDIDEFCVGMERAHHEAIHGGGDWKLGRTWPGEWNQMIMEVLGRAESRAGRMLTRNEILKIVAGRMEAYYIPMSFIPWRGP; encoded by the coding sequence GTGCTCGCCCTGGCCCTGCTGTCCACCGGCTGCGCGTCAACGCCACCGCCCGGCAGGGGGACGAGCCTGCGCTACACGCCGCGCGAAGCCCCTGGGCCAGCATCGGCCCAGGGGCCGGGTGTCGAGTCTCCGCGCATCCTCGTATCAACGCCTGAGTCCGAGACACCGCAGCGGTTGCACCGGAGCCGGGCCGCCCGTGAGGAGGTGACGGCGGCAGGCCCGGACAGCGCGGAAAGGGAGGCGCGGCAGAGGGCCCTCGCGGCCCAGTTGGCGTTTCGTGGTGTCATTCGCGAAGTGTCAGGCTCCACCCGCCGCATCTCCGGCGAGCTCGCCCGGCTCAACGCCGGTGGCCGGGGCCTCGCCAGCGGAAACGGGGTCTTCCTCCGCTACGCCGACTACGGCGCCACGCAACTGCGATGGTTGGAGGCCCAGCTCGCCGCCGCCACCCGGCTGGCCAACGCCGCTTCGGAGGTGGAGGACCCGGACATGCAGCTCGCCCTGTTGCGCGTGGCCGGCCCACGGCTGGAAGCCGCCATGGTGGGCTCGCTCCTGCTCGCCGTCTGGCTCGACTTCCTCAACCTCGCCGACGTCGCGCTCGAACAGCACCTCTACCCCGTGGAGACGCTCTTCGCGGACATGTGGCGCAGGCAGGAGATGCTCGAGCCCGCGATGACGGCGCTCTCCTCCCGGGAGCACGGGCAGGTGGAGGCCGCGGCGCGAGGCGTGCCGCCGTTGGTGGGCCACCTCACCAGCGAATTCGCCGCCACCGTGGAGAGAATGCGCGTGGCGGCGGAGCACCTCCAGAAGATGCTGGTGCTCAAGGACGCCATCGAGACTGTCACGATGCTCTCGACGATGAGGTTCTCGCTGCCCTTGCTGCCTCCGTCCGCTCCCGCCCTGGTGGGCATTGGACTCTCAGTGGGTAGCGACGGGGTGATGATGGGCACGCGGATTGTCGTGTCCGCCGAGTGGGTGGAGATGGTGCGCCAGTTGGTGCGCGCGGGTGTCCTCTCGCTGCCCGTCGTCAGCGCCGCCGTGCGGATTCAGGCGGGCCAGGTGATGCTCGCGCAGGCGCACGGCGAGCTGCCGCGAGGCGTGCGCGACGCGCTGGGAGATGGGCCCGAGGTGGGAGCCATGCACGAGACGGGCAAGGCGGGGGCTGGCATGGCCGAGCCACCGCGGCACCACGTCCTGCCGAAGGAGTTCCGCGAGTGGTTCGAGAAGCGCGGCTTCACGGGCGAGATGGACATTGACGAGTTCTGCGTCGGGATGGAGCGGGCGCACCACGAGGCCATCCACGGCGGTGGCGATTGGAAACTGGGCCGCACATGGCCCGGTGAATGGAACCAGATGATCATGGAGGTGTTGGGAAGAGCCGAGTCCAGAGCGGGCCGGATGTTGACGCGGAACGAAATCCTGAAGATCGTCGCGGGGCGTATGGAGGCGTACTACATCCCGATGAGTTTCATCCCGTGGAGAGGGCCATGA
- a CDS encoding prepilin-type N-terminal cleavage/methylation domain-containing protein — translation MRRPFTQQRRGFSLIELMIVVGIIGILAAVAVPNYMRFQARSKQAEAKSNLRTWFTAQRAYLLEKGVYLEAHREVGFLPERGNRYAYYFSPDRRCEERKAGGAVTPPESANCITADEGKHTLRTAIPDPMPVSFSWTTGGGGNPKSPGLSGNCPGCNIDAFAVGDIDNEGGGLDTWHIATKDSQLSTPPCGNNEVMNVAGVPFNTFNDVDCDR, via the coding sequence ATGCGCCGTCCGTTTACCCAGCAGCGTCGTGGCTTCTCCCTCATCGAGCTGATGATCGTCGTGGGCATCATCGGCATCCTCGCCGCGGTGGCCGTCCCGAACTACATGCGGTTCCAGGCCCGCTCCAAGCAGGCGGAGGCCAAGTCCAACCTGCGGACCTGGTTCACCGCCCAGCGCGCCTACCTGCTGGAGAAGGGCGTGTACCTGGAGGCCCACAGGGAAGTCGGCTTCCTGCCGGAGCGCGGCAACCGCTACGCCTACTATTTCTCTCCCGACCGGAGGTGCGAGGAGCGCAAGGCCGGCGGCGCCGTCACCCCACCCGAGTCCGCCAACTGCATCACGGCGGACGAGGGGAAGCACACGCTCCGCACCGCCATTCCGGACCCCATGCCGGTCAGCTTCTCCTGGACGACGGGCGGAGGTGGGAACCCGAAGTCCCCGGGCCTCTCGGGGAATTGCCCCGGCTGCAACATCGATGCGTTCGCGGTGGGTGACATCGACAACGAAGGCGGCGGGCTCGACACCTGGCACATCGCCACCAAGGACTCCCAGTTGAGCACGCCCCCCTGTGGTAATAACGAGGTCATGAACGTCGCGGGCGTGCCGTTCAACACCTTCAACGACGTCGATTGCGACCGGTGA
- a CDS encoding elongation factor G: MKHPASPRVVTLVGPQGVGKTTLFESLLRSMGAEEIRMGGTGSAATGRSMTLELSVAHATFLGEEWTFIDSPGAPEFTQEARHALMVSDAALVVCDASPERAAALAPLFTFLDARRIPHLLFLNVLEEGGASVREVLESLQAVSSRPLALREIPLRQGGHLVGVVDLVSERAWVQEKEGRPALISLPDADRPREEMARRELLERLADLDDTLLEQLLEDVVPAPEALYGQLERALREDRLVPVFLGSAERGLGLERLLKGLRHEVPTVDETRERLGLPGGVTPLVQSFKTQHLPHVGKLSMVRVWRGEVHDGGTLADSRVGGVQRLHGTKQTPVGVARPGEVVSIGRVEAMRTGNLAETSDVQTPREWPLAPPPVYQLAIVAEKRTDDVKLTTALARLVEEDPSLSVDQDADTQMLLLGGQGEMHLREAVEHLRTRMRVPVMTRPLPIPYRETLRRSGSHHARFKRQSGGHGQFGDVVVDVKPLPRGQGFRFTSAVVGGAVPKQYIPAVEEGVKDGLRRGPLGFPVVDVDVTLTGGTYHSVDSSDQAFRTTGRLAMVEILPKLEPVLLEPILQVDIHVPHEATPRAQRLVTGHRGQILGFDTHPEIPGWEVLTAYMPQAEMQGFIVELRSASSGLGSFVMRHDHYAELVGKQAERVVSHQQQPAAEH, translated from the coding sequence ATGAAACATCCCGCGTCGCCGAGAGTCGTCACCCTCGTTGGACCCCAGGGCGTGGGAAAGACGACCCTGTTCGAGTCGCTGTTGCGGTCCATGGGGGCGGAGGAAATCCGCATGGGGGGAACGGGGAGTGCGGCCACCGGACGGAGCATGACGCTCGAGCTGTCCGTGGCCCACGCGACGTTCCTGGGAGAGGAGTGGACCTTCATCGACAGCCCGGGAGCCCCGGAGTTCACCCAGGAGGCGCGCCACGCCCTCATGGTGAGCGACGCGGCCCTGGTGGTGTGCGACGCCTCGCCCGAGCGCGCCGCGGCCCTGGCGCCCCTCTTCACCTTCCTGGATGCGCGCCGCATCCCCCACCTGCTCTTCCTCAACGTGCTCGAGGAGGGAGGCGCGTCGGTGCGGGAGGTGCTCGAGTCGCTCCAGGCAGTCTCCTCGCGGCCTCTGGCGCTGCGGGAGATTCCCCTGCGCCAGGGCGGACACCTGGTGGGCGTGGTGGACCTGGTGAGTGAGCGCGCCTGGGTCCAGGAGAAGGAAGGCCGACCCGCGCTCATCTCCCTGCCGGACGCGGACCGGCCACGTGAGGAGATGGCCCGGCGCGAGCTCCTCGAGCGGCTGGCGGATCTGGACGACACCCTGCTCGAGCAACTCCTCGAGGACGTGGTGCCCGCGCCGGAGGCCCTCTACGGGCAGCTGGAGCGCGCGTTGCGCGAGGATCGGCTGGTGCCCGTCTTCCTCGGCTCGGCGGAGCGGGGCCTGGGGCTGGAGCGGCTGCTCAAGGGCCTGCGTCACGAGGTGCCCACGGTGGACGAGACGCGCGAGCGCCTGGGCCTTCCCGGAGGCGTCACGCCGCTGGTGCAGTCCTTCAAGACGCAGCACCTGCCACACGTGGGCAAGCTATCGATGGTGCGCGTCTGGCGCGGCGAGGTGCATGACGGAGGCACGCTGGCCGACAGCCGGGTCGGCGGCGTGCAGCGGCTGCACGGGACGAAACAGACGCCCGTCGGCGTGGCCCGCCCCGGTGAGGTGGTGTCCATCGGGCGCGTGGAGGCGATGCGCACGGGCAACCTGGCCGAGACCAGCGACGTGCAAACGCCCAGGGAGTGGCCCCTGGCTCCGCCCCCGGTGTACCAGCTCGCCATCGTCGCGGAGAAGCGCACGGATGACGTGAAGCTGACGACGGCCCTGGCCCGGCTGGTGGAGGAGGATCCCTCCCTGTCGGTGGACCAGGATGCGGACACGCAGATGCTCCTGCTCGGTGGACAGGGGGAGATGCACCTGCGCGAGGCCGTCGAGCACCTGCGCACGCGCATGCGCGTCCCGGTGATGACGCGTCCGCTGCCCATTCCCTACCGGGAGACGCTCCGCCGGAGTGGCTCGCACCACGCGCGCTTCAAGCGGCAGTCCGGCGGACACGGGCAGTTCGGCGACGTGGTGGTGGACGTGAAGCCGCTGCCCCGGGGCCAGGGCTTCCGCTTCACCTCGGCCGTCGTGGGCGGAGCCGTCCCCAAGCAGTACATCCCCGCGGTGGAGGAAGGCGTGAAGGACGGCCTGAGGCGCGGGCCGCTCGGCTTCCCCGTGGTGGATGTGGACGTCACCCTCACCGGAGGCACCTACCACTCCGTGGACAGCTCGGATCAGGCCTTCCGCACCACCGGACGCCTGGCCATGGTGGAGATACTGCCCAAGCTGGAGCCGGTGCTGCTCGAGCCCATCCTCCAGGTGGACATCCACGTGCCACACGAGGCCACCCCGCGCGCCCAGCGGCTCGTCACCGGGCACCGGGGACAGATCCTCGGCTTCGACACGCACCCGGAGATACCCGGCTGGGAAGTGCTCACCGCCTACATGCCCCAGGCGGAGATGCAGGGCTTCATCGTGGAGCTGCGCTCGGCCTCCTCGGGCCTGGGCAGCTTCGTGATGAGGCATGACCACTACGCGGAGTTGGTGGGCAAGCAGGCCGAGCGCGTGGTGAGCCATCAACAACAACCCGCGGCCGAGCATTAG
- a CDS encoding cyclic nucleotide-binding domain-containing protein: MSDPLLPRLERLQALGRTPEALATAEALATDLARQGQPLRAIAVCKVLLQLEPAHTRTPQLLAELYARPDAPGATTGAGALPRVPLFSLLPREPFMALVGVLEPRVFHPGQNLIVEGEPGRSSFILVEGRVDVVRQVEGGERRTLSSLGEGEFFGEIALVSESPRLATVVATEPVLALELHRTKVERIAFKHHSVGDTVQHFYRERLLANVLRSHPIFSALAPAQREALSHIFELRTVEAGRVIIEQGQKGDGLYLLLQGQCTPLFRRPDGRETAFPNLREGDVFGEISLLLGQPASATVRAETSCHMLRLGREAFEQYLASQPGVRAALMRVGTERLLQLSKVLASGRAVHDGDQRV; this comes from the coding sequence ATGTCCGACCCACTCCTCCCGCGCCTCGAACGGCTCCAGGCACTCGGCCGCACCCCCGAGGCGCTCGCCACCGCCGAGGCACTGGCCACGGACCTGGCCCGGCAGGGCCAGCCGCTGCGCGCCATCGCGGTGTGCAAGGTGCTCCTGCAGCTCGAGCCTGCCCATACGCGCACCCCCCAGCTGCTGGCGGAGCTCTATGCCCGGCCCGATGCCCCGGGAGCGACCACGGGAGCCGGAGCGCTGCCGCGCGTGCCTCTCTTCTCGCTGCTCCCGCGCGAGCCCTTCATGGCGCTGGTGGGCGTCCTGGAGCCGCGCGTCTTCCATCCCGGGCAGAACCTCATCGTCGAGGGTGAGCCGGGCCGCTCCTCCTTCATCCTCGTCGAGGGGCGCGTGGACGTGGTGCGCCAGGTGGAGGGCGGCGAGCGGCGCACGCTGTCCTCGTTGGGAGAGGGGGAGTTCTTCGGGGAGATCGCCCTCGTGTCCGAGAGCCCCCGGCTGGCCACCGTGGTGGCGACCGAGCCCGTGCTGGCGCTCGAGCTCCACCGGACGAAGGTGGAGCGGATCGCCTTCAAGCACCACTCGGTGGGCGACACGGTGCAGCACTTCTACCGGGAGCGGCTGCTGGCCAACGTGTTGCGCAGCCACCCCATCTTCTCCGCGCTGGCGCCCGCGCAGCGCGAGGCGCTGTCCCACATCTTCGAGCTACGGACCGTGGAGGCCGGGCGCGTCATCATCGAGCAGGGGCAGAAGGGTGATGGCCTGTACCTGCTGCTCCAGGGCCAGTGCACGCCGCTGTTCCGCCGCCCCGACGGGCGGGAGACCGCCTTCCCCAACCTGCGGGAGGGGGATGTGTTCGGGGAGATCTCCCTGTTGCTCGGCCAGCCGGCGAGCGCCACGGTGCGCGCGGAGACGTCGTGCCACATGCTCCGGCTGGGGCGCGAGGCCTTCGAGCAGTACCTGGCCAGTCAGCCCGGAGTCCGCGCGGCGCTCATGCGGGTGGGCACGGAGCGGCTCCTGCAACTCTCCAAGGTGCTGGCGTCCGGCCGGGCCGTGCACGACGGCGATCAGCGCGTCTGA
- a CDS encoding NAD-dependent epimerase/dehydratase family protein: MKRLFVTGGTGFIGARFIPLALEAGYQVRVLTRNARAAERWKHAGVTVVHGDLLTPGPWQEEAAASEHVVHLAQPLTFGGRVTHKRAEAYRDQRLRMDSLLLESLKPGTVKRVLYVGGTSYYGDQGHELVTEDSTPRPSGWGPYIAPAIEALPGYLARGLPLVEAYPGSVYGLGSWFEEYALVPLKEGRRLFGLKETLVRKMSPIHVEDCARALLHLLEHGEVGRRYFVVDDEPVTFADLSRVAAETLGVTHRRLLLPRWLCTLALGPVITDSLTAEARLSNARLHATGFQFRYPTIREGVPALVRQWLESRNQTR, from the coding sequence GTGAAGCGTCTATTCGTCACGGGAGGCACGGGGTTCATCGGCGCGAGGTTCATTCCCCTGGCGCTGGAGGCGGGTTACCAGGTGCGGGTGCTCACCCGGAACGCCCGGGCCGCCGAGCGGTGGAAGCACGCCGGAGTCACCGTGGTGCACGGAGATCTCCTCACCCCCGGGCCCTGGCAGGAGGAGGCGGCGGCGAGTGAGCACGTGGTGCACCTGGCGCAGCCGCTCACCTTCGGAGGCCGCGTGACGCACAAGCGGGCCGAGGCCTACCGGGACCAGCGGCTGCGCATGGACTCGCTGCTGCTGGAGTCGCTGAAGCCGGGCACCGTGAAGCGCGTGCTCTATGTCGGCGGGACCAGCTACTACGGCGACCAGGGTCACGAGCTCGTCACGGAGGACAGCACGCCCAGGCCCTCGGGGTGGGGTCCGTACATCGCGCCCGCCATCGAGGCCCTGCCGGGGTACCTGGCACGCGGGCTGCCCCTGGTGGAGGCCTATCCCGGCTCGGTGTACGGGCTGGGCTCCTGGTTCGAGGAGTACGCGCTGGTGCCGCTGAAGGAGGGCCGGCGCCTCTTCGGGCTGAAGGAGACGCTCGTGCGCAAGATGTCCCCCATCCACGTGGAGGACTGCGCCCGAGCCCTGCTGCACCTGCTGGAGCACGGAGAGGTGGGCAGGCGTTACTTCGTGGTGGATGACGAGCCGGTGACCTTCGCGGACCTCAGCCGGGTGGCCGCGGAGACCCTGGGCGTCACCCACCGCAGGCTGCTCCTTCCCCGCTGGCTGTGCACGCTGGCCCTGGGCCCGGTGATCACCGACTCACTGACGGCGGAGGCGAGGCTGTCCAACGCGCGCCTGCACGCCACGGGCTTCCAGTTCCGCTATCCCACCATCCGCGAGGGCGTGCCCGCCCTGGTCCGTCAGTGGCTGGAGAGCCGAAATCAGACGCGCTGA
- a CDS encoding TonB-dependent receptor domain-containing protein has protein sequence MWISCLVLCLLGASADVPVSPPVPLEAAPPVMPTDAPPLTAPATVLLRLTIDEAGEVSRVDVRESAGPSFDRAAMAAALRWRFQPARRGEVPLEVQVDVPVSFVPPAPAEGLASSEPSASPEVGPHPGPLPEGEGADTGMNTGADTLTPTLSQGEREGPSFSTTVRGRGYAPPPSAVGDFQISVGQLADVPRNSASDLMLLAPGVMLANHGGEGHADTIFIRGFDAGEGKDVEFRLNGVPLNEVSHAHGHGYADTYFIIPELVHSLRITEGPYDPSQGDFGVAGTVEYQLGLERRGLTASASYGSFASRRLSLVWGPPESSEATFVGLLLRQGHGFGPNRAYANAGVMAQVEFHLGEETRLRLFGTSYASRFSSAGVVRETDVVDGRMPCAADADSQFFCLYDSNQGGAGQRHILSAELQSRLRKGGRFVQQGFVVMRQMRIRDNFTGFLNDVPPIGEDQRGDNTEQYYRGTTVGLRGRYTPGYTLLGQPQPLELGYVARFDDVLTRARRLRANGGAPYGTLFDNQVRTTNLGAYASLRLAPLSWLTLRGGLRLDTFLFGVEDQNRPTSDRQGERIPEESIEAYGFFASPRVTAEVRLSPQLTWLTSAGLGARSSDAAALSDAELAPYARVTAAETGLGWRLGGEGRAHELEVRGAFFGTRVSQDLVFDETAGRNQPVGPSQRLGAFATARYTLLRRLDVQGSVAWARATQPTPGASPWKVWEGTVIPYIPQLLGRLDASVRGDVTVAGLPLGWNLALGHSAIGPKPLPLDRYSEPIFLFDVAARARWKWMELGLTVENLLDARWREAEFNYVSNFRGPDAPASLLATRHFSAGAPRTFRGTLTVYLDFQEEQQP, from the coding sequence ATGTGGATTTCCTGTCTGGTGCTCTGCCTCCTGGGCGCCTCGGCCGATGTGCCTGTGTCCCCTCCGGTCCCCCTGGAGGCCGCTCCCCCCGTGATGCCGACGGACGCACCCCCGCTCACCGCCCCCGCCACGGTGCTGCTGCGCCTCACCATCGATGAGGCCGGCGAGGTGTCTCGCGTCGACGTGCGTGAGTCCGCCGGCCCCTCGTTCGACCGTGCCGCCATGGCCGCCGCCCTCCGCTGGCGCTTCCAGCCCGCCCGCCGCGGCGAGGTGCCCCTGGAGGTCCAGGTCGATGTTCCCGTGTCCTTCGTTCCTCCGGCTCCCGCGGAGGGATTGGCGTCCTCGGAGCCCTCGGCGTCACCGGAGGTAGGCCCTCACCCCGGCCCTCTCCCGGAGGGAGAGGGGGCGGATACGGGCATGAACACGGGGGCGGATACCCTCACCCCGACCCTCTCCCAGGGGGAGAGGGAGGGGCCTTCGTTTTCTACGACCGTTCGGGGTCGGGGTTATGCGCCTCCTCCCTCCGCCGTGGGCGATTTCCAGATCTCCGTGGGGCAACTCGCCGATGTGCCTCGCAACTCCGCCTCGGACCTGATGCTGCTCGCCCCCGGGGTCATGCTCGCCAACCACGGCGGCGAGGGTCATGCCGATACCATCTTCATCCGCGGCTTCGACGCGGGCGAGGGCAAGGACGTCGAGTTCCGCCTCAATGGCGTCCCCCTCAATGAAGTGTCGCATGCCCACGGCCACGGCTACGCGGACACCTACTTCATCATCCCGGAATTGGTGCACTCGCTGCGCATCACCGAGGGGCCCTATGATCCCTCCCAGGGGGACTTCGGCGTGGCCGGCACGGTGGAGTATCAGCTCGGCCTCGAGCGCCGGGGCCTCACCGCGTCCGCCAGCTACGGCAGCTTCGCCTCACGCCGGTTGTCATTGGTGTGGGGGCCTCCAGAGTCGAGCGAGGCCACCTTCGTGGGTCTGCTGCTGCGCCAGGGGCACGGCTTCGGTCCCAACCGCGCCTACGCCAACGCGGGCGTCATGGCCCAGGTGGAATTCCACCTGGGCGAGGAGACGCGGCTGCGCCTCTTCGGCACCAGCTACGCGTCTCGTTTCTCCTCGGCGGGCGTCGTCCGGGAGACGGACGTGGTGGACGGGCGCATGCCCTGCGCCGCCGACGCGGACTCCCAGTTCTTCTGTCTCTACGACTCCAACCAGGGCGGGGCCGGACAGCGGCACATCCTCTCCGCCGAGTTGCAGTCGCGGCTGCGCAAGGGCGGGCGCTTCGTGCAGCAGGGCTTCGTCGTGATGCGGCAGATGCGCATCCGCGACAACTTCACGGGTTTCCTCAATGACGTACCGCCCATCGGCGAGGACCAGCGCGGCGACAACACCGAGCAGTACTACCGCGGCACCACCGTGGGCCTGCGCGGGCGCTACACCCCGGGCTACACCCTCCTGGGTCAGCCGCAGCCGCTGGAACTGGGCTACGTGGCCCGCTTCGATGACGTGCTCACCCGCGCTCGCCGCCTGAGGGCCAACGGAGGCGCACCCTACGGCACCCTCTTCGACAACCAGGTGCGCACCACCAACCTGGGCGCCTATGCCTCGCTGCGGCTCGCTCCTCTCTCCTGGCTCACCCTGCGCGGCGGCCTGCGGCTGGACACCTTCCTCTTCGGCGTGGAGGACCAGAACCGGCCCACCTCCGACAGGCAGGGCGAGCGCATCCCCGAGGAGTCCATCGAGGCCTATGGCTTCTTCGCCAGCCCCCGTGTCACCGCCGAGGTGCGGCTGTCGCCCCAGCTCACCTGGCTCACCAGCGCGGGCCTGGGGGCGCGCTCCAGTGACGCGGCGGCGCTGTCCGATGCGGAGCTCGCTCCCTATGCCCGCGTGACGGCGGCGGAGACGGGCCTGGGGTGGCGGCTCGGCGGGGAAGGGCGGGCCCATGAGCTGGAAGTCCGGGGCGCCTTCTTCGGCACCCGCGTCTCGCAGGATCTCGTTTTCGACGAGACGGCGGGCCGCAATCAGCCCGTGGGGCCCTCGCAGCGGCTGGGGGCCTTCGCCACCGCGCGTTACACCCTCCTGCGACGGTTGGACGTGCAGGGCAGCGTCGCCTGGGCCCGCGCCACGCAGCCCACTCCGGGCGCCTCTCCCTGGAAGGTGTGGGAGGGCACCGTCATCCCCTACATCCCCCAGCTCCTTGGCCGGCTCGACGCCTCCGTGCGCGGTGACGTCACCGTGGCCGGGCTCCCCCTGGGGTGGAACCTCGCGCTGGGGCACAGCGCCATCGGGCCCAAGCCGCTGCCGCTCGATCGCTACAGTGAACCCATCTTCCTCTTCGACGTGGCGGCCCGGGCCCGGTGGAAGTGGATGGAGCTCGGCCTGACGGTGGAGAACCTGCTCGACGCGCGCTGGCGCGAGGCGGAGTTCAACTACGTGTCCAACTTCCGCGGTCCGGACGCGCCGGCCTCCCTGCTGGCCACGCGCCACTTCTCCGCGGGCGCCCCTCGCACCTTCCGCGGAACCCTCACCGTCTACCTGGACTTCCAGGAGGAGCAGCAGCCATGA
- a CDS encoding putative metal-binding motif-containing protein, with product MRTLGSALLGLTLAACGPAMEGEEGVQEQEQTLEAGCTQLGSNITNHACTHDDISGDHVSVTATSGLTSATPSISTTHKYYDVTMPSGAAGTVKFRPSAAGSWAFYRSQNVSITVKDSAGTTINPALSHAVSSSCSLVTATLYDLTRTTTDYQVTFGAASGNLLGVVPERLEDNRVRYYQDADGDAYGNSSVSVYTACVPPAGYILQRFDCNDANASINPSATELTGNSVDENCNGSLTN from the coding sequence ATGAGGACCCTCGGAAGCGCGCTCCTCGGCCTGACGCTGGCGGCCTGCGGCCCCGCCATGGAGGGAGAGGAAGGCGTGCAGGAGCAGGAGCAGACGCTGGAGGCCGGCTGCACGCAGCTCGGCTCCAACATCACCAACCACGCCTGCACGCACGACGACATCAGCGGGGACCACGTCTCCGTGACGGCGACGAGCGGTCTCACCAGCGCCACGCCCTCCATCAGCACCACCCACAAGTACTATGACGTGACGATGCCCTCCGGCGCCGCTGGCACGGTGAAGTTCAGGCCGTCCGCCGCGGGCTCCTGGGCCTTCTATCGGTCGCAGAACGTCAGCATCACCGTGAAGGACTCCGCCGGGACCACGATCAACCCCGCGCTCAGCCACGCCGTGTCCAGCAGCTGCTCGCTGGTGACGGCGACCCTGTACGATCTCACCAGAACCACCACCGACTACCAGGTGACCTTCGGGGCCGCGTCGGGCAACCTGCTGGGCGTGGTCCCCGAGCGTCTGGAGGACAACCGCGTCCGCTACTACCAGGACGCGGACGGTGACGCCTACGGCAACAGCAGCGTCTCCGTCTACACCGCGTGCGTGCCGCCGGCCGGGTACATCCTCCAGCGGTTCGACTGCAACGACGCCAACGCCAGCATCAACCCGAGCGCCACCGAGCTCACCGGCAACAGCGTGGATGAGAACTGCAACGGCTCGCTGACCAACTAG